The window TTCGGAGAAACTGCCTTTTATAATGTAGGAGCTGGAAAAGTAGCGTATGATGAAGAGTCTGCAAGTCCGTGCATTGCTCCTCATGGAATCATTGGAGCCAATATCTTAAAATTGGCCCATTGGAAAATAGATTATGAAAAGCATTTGATTTTCTTTTCAGATCAAGCATTTGCTGTAGAAACGGCTTCTCATGCCATTCCTTTTGATCATCCATTACTTTCAGGTACGCCTAGTATCAGCTTGAAAATAGGAGGAAGAGAAGCCAAGAATGTGCTATTTGATGTCGGTTATAATGGTGGATTAGTTTTGCCGATAGGCTTAGCTGAAGCATTTGAAGGAGAGGAAAAGTTATTTTTTGACCGATCTACAACAGGTATTTATGGATCCAAGACTGATACCCTCATAGAAAAGCAGCTGGAAATAGAAATTGATGGATTTAAAACTACCATCCCAGTTAATTTTTCAGCAAATGGAAAGGCACTATTGGGCAATGAGTTCTTGAAACACTTCGATGTAGTCATCAACTATGAAAAAGATATCATTGAATTAGTTCAAAGGAAGGAAGTAGAAATTTTGCCTAATCGTAAATTTATTCCCGGTATAACTAATAAGAATCAATGGGTAGTAAATAGAACAACAGAAGAATTGCCACTTTCTTTAGGGGATAGCCTGATTAGTATCAATGGAAAAACACCCGCGGATCTATTAGAGAATTATTGCGACTATGTCATGAATATTAGCTCTTTAATAGATTCAGATAGTCTTCATATAGTAAAAACAAGTGGGGAAAAGCTGGCTATAGTTAATGAATTGATTTTATAATTATGACTCTTGTTTAGTGGCTAATATCTCGTTTTATTATTGAATTAAATTTTAACGATTGATTGCAGATTTCTGCTTTAGGATATTGGTTTTGAATCTAAATAAAAAGTGAAAAGGGTACGGTTTATTCGTACCCTTCTATACTTATTTCATAGCTAAAAATGAATCTACCTGTCCGTAGAACCACTCAGGTTCATCATAGAAAATAAAGTGATAGGCTTTATCGGCTACTGCTACTTTCACGTTCTTGATATCTTTGCATTGAGCTTCATAGTTTTGTTCGACTATAGCTTTTGTGCTTCCATATTGCTCATAAGCAGCCCAAGCTCCTAATACTAATACATTCGCTTTTACATTATTCATTTCAGGTCTTATATCGGTAGTATACATTTCGCCATAAGCTTGTCCAGTAACACTTCTGTTACTATTAATACCCATTTCAACTACTTGTTCCCTTTTGTCTGGAGTCGCAATCATTCCAGCGATAATCATTTTTTGTTGTTGGGCATATGCTTCTTCTGTAACATTTTGCATACTAGCTTTCATTTGATTTACAAATCCTTGTGCCGTTTCAGGAGTAATGTTTGGCATCTGAATAGCAGGGAAGTAAGGAATTCCATCAACTGAAATTACTTTTTCAAATAATTCTGGAGCTGTTGCTGAGGCCCATAAGGAAAGAAAACCACCCATGCTATGCCCCATCAAAATGGAGTTCTTTAATTTATTTTCTTTAGTGTAGGATATAATTTCGTCTCTTACAGCTTTTAAGTAATGATCACTTTCTACATTTTCTTTGTTTCCAAATCCCTTTAAGGTGACCAGGTGAATTTCATAATTTGATTTGTAGCGGTTAACAACATCTGACCATACATCAGCAGAGCAAGACATGCCGTGTATCAAAATCATAGGTTGTCCTTTTCCTATAACTTTAGTGCTGATAATGTTTTCACTTTTTAAAATGTGAGCCGAAAATAGTAATCCAGCAATTAATAATATGATTCGTGATTTTTTGATTAGATTTTTCATTTGTTTTTGTTTTTGATTTCTCAAATGAAGAAAGAATCATCCATATCCAGAAAATGTATTGACAAAGTGTAATTATAAAATGATAAACTGCCGAATGAGAATATCTTATTGATAAAATGTCTGTTTTATCTGCCTTATTACCTTTCGTCAATAGTTTTATGTAATTCGTCAATTATAGTTGTTACAAAAACATTGCTTTCTATCTTTAAGAAATGATTTGGAAAAGAATAACAGAATATAAAATACATCACGTAATTGGTTGGTCGCTTTACTTTGCATTAGCCAGTTCAGCTTATTATCAATTCTACACTAATAAAGTCGATTTATACTTAGTAACTTCTGTCTATGTGTTATCACACGCAGCAATGTATTATGTTTCCCAGTATGTAATTGCTGTCAGGACCTTAAAAAAAGGGAGGTCAGGCTTATTTTTTATATTCTACTTTTTACTTGCCGTTTTATTGTCATTCCTAATGTTTGGAGCGATTAATTTAATATTAGGAAAGGATATGCCAAGGTATTTTGGAGACCAATTCATGAACATATTTCCTGTTTTTTTGATTTCAAATCTATTCATGGGTGGAGTATTGATTGGTATTAAATCTATTATAGATAAATCAAGAAATCAGAAGTTAGAACAGGCGCGACACCAGGAGAACCTGATGACGGAATTGAGTTATCTGAAAGCGCAGGTTAATCCTCATTTTTTATTTAACACTATAAATAGTGTTTATGTCTTAATTAAGATTGATCCAGATAAGGCGGCAGAAATGCT is drawn from Marivirga arenosa and contains these coding sequences:
- a CDS encoding aspartyl protease family protein is translated as MKYLFSIIIILVASSFLGCSYLKNVQLLSGGELRRQKFVQAIPFEMKKDIIVVKAKVNGDSIEREFIFDTGAFNSKIEKELAESLQLKTITTKSNSTAAGVTREIEVTRIDSIIFGETAFYNVGAGKVAYDEESASPCIAPHGIIGANILKLAHWKIDYEKHLIFFSDQAFAVETASHAIPFDHPLLSGTPSISLKIGGREAKNVLFDVGYNGGLVLPIGLAEAFEGEEKLFFDRSTTGIYGSKTDTLIEKQLEIEIDGFKTTIPVNFSANGKALLGNEFLKHFDVVINYEKDIIELVQRKEVEILPNRKFIPGITNKNQWVVNRTTEELPLSLGDSLISINGKTPADLLENYCDYVMNISSLIDSDSLHIVKTSGEKLAIVNELIL
- a CDS encoding alpha/beta fold hydrolase; amino-acid sequence: MKNLIKKSRIILLIAGLLFSAHILKSENIISTKVIGKGQPMILIHGMSCSADVWSDVVNRYKSNYEIHLVTLKGFGNKENVESDHYLKAVRDEIISYTKENKLKNSILMGHSMGGFLSLWASATAPELFEKVISVDGIPYFPAIQMPNITPETAQGFVNQMKASMQNVTEEAYAQQQKMIIAGMIATPDKREQVVEMGINSNRSVTGQAYGEMYTTDIRPEMNNVKANVLVLGAWAAYEQYGSTKAIVEQNYEAQCKDIKNVKVAVADKAYHFIFYDEPEWFYGQVDSFLAMK
- a CDS encoding sensor histidine kinase gives rise to the protein MIWKRITEYKIHHVIGWSLYFALASSAYYQFYTNKVDLYLVTSVYVLSHAAMYYVSQYVIAVRTLKKGRSGLFFIFYFLLAVLLSFLMFGAINLILGKDMPRYFGDQFMNIFPVFLISNLFMGGVLIGIKSIIDKSRNQKLEQARHQENLMTELSYLKAQVNPHFLFNTINSVYVLIKIDPDKAAEMLIKLSDLLRSQLYDFSKNKITIEEEIQYLENYIALEKLRKAHRVEVEFSKEGELYDFSMPPLLLIPFLENCFKHLSSNQDSTNIVKINLRKQGSNLLAEFINTYDDELDDNRAGGIGLSNVKRRLALLFPNKYELSIKKNNDFFEVSLKLNLDENEH